From a single Amphiprion ocellaris isolate individual 3 ecotype Okinawa chromosome 18, ASM2253959v1, whole genome shotgun sequence genomic region:
- the zgc:112496 gene encoding uncharacterized protein zgc:112496, which yields MAALFACEDPATWRRVFDKYWDVVEAKSKGKKPEKLLSLDKWYQEELPALISSRPDKHVTLSELVKLMEWKLTRGKFRPRLQQLVASNSEDSVEKCSRKAFSLLPDVPAAIAELSLLKGVGPATASAVLAAGAPEQTAFMSDEAMESVPGLKPIQYTAKHYALYLDKMVERTGKLNKVDPQQDWTPHRLELCLWAMTTAAQQQLQLLKDVDVTDGSAQGNGSDSDRRPTKKLRTA from the exons ATGGCTGCTCTGTTTGCCTGTGAGGATCCAGCCACATGGAGGAGAGTGTTTGACAAATACTGGGATGTAGTGGAGGCAAAAAGCAAAGGGAAGAAGCCTGAGAAGCTGCTGAGCCTTGACAAGTG GTACCAGGAGGAGCTGCCTGCACTGATTTCAAGTCGACCTGACAAACATGTTACTTTGTCAGAGCTGGTGAAACTGATGGAGTGGAAGCTCACT AGAGGGAAGTTCAGGCCgaggctgcagcagctggtggCGTCCAACAGCGAGGACTCGGTGGAGAAATGTTCCAGAAAGGCCTTCAGCCTCCTGCCTGATGTACCGGCGGCGATCGCAGAGCTCAGCCTCCTGAAAGGCGTCGGCCCAGCCACAGCTTCAG CTGTGTTAGCAGCTGGAGCTCCAGAACAGACTGCATTCATGTCTGATGAGGCCATGGAGAGTGTCCCAGGACTGAAGCCCATCCAGTACACAGCCAAGCACTACGCTCTGTACCTGGACAAGATGGTTGAACGGACCGGCAAACTAAACAAAG TGGATCCGCAGCAGGACTGGACGCCCCACAGGCTGGAGTTGTGTTTGTGGGCGATgaccacagcagcacagcagcagctccagcttcTGAAGGACGTCGACGTGACGGACGGCAGTGCTCAGGGAAACGGCTCAGACTCCGACCGCAGACCTACGAAGAAGCTGAGAACTGCGTAA
- the rhbdl1 gene encoding rhomboid-related protein 1 isoform X2 codes for MLLALVQSNEDGQVCYQELIELMSSKRSSSFRRAIANGRRTLQREILLDETGLGLYKRFVRYVAYEILPCETDRRWYFHQNRLCPPPVFIAIVTIVQIIVFMCYGIMLNKWVLQTYQPDFMKSPLVYHPGHRAQVWRFFSYMFMHVGLEQLGFNALLQLMIGVPLEMVHGILRISLLYMAGVLAGSLTVSITDMRAPVVGGSGGVYALCSAHLANVVMNWAGMRCPYKLLRMILALVCMSSEVGRAVWLRFSPPLPSSGPQPSFMAHLSGAVVGISMGLLILRSYEESLQKQCSWWVIVFSFITFLLFAIFWNIFAYDLLGVQIPPPP; via the exons ATGAGCAGCAAACGCTCCAGCAGTTTCCGACGGGCCATCGCCAATGGCCGCCGCACGCTGCAGAGGGAGATCCTGCTGGACGAGACGGGGCTGGGTCTGTACAAACGCTTTGTTCGTTATGTGGCCTACGAGATCCTGCCCTGCGAGACGGACCGACGCTGGTACTTCCACCAGAACCGCCTATGTCCACCGCCTGTCTTCATTGCCATCGTCACCATCGTCCAG ATTATCGTGTTCATGTGCTATGGCATCATGCTAAACAAGTGGGTGCTTCAGACGTATCAGCCTGACTTCATGAAGAGCCCTCTGGTCTACCATCCCGGCCACCGTGCACAAGTGTGGCGCTTCTTCAGCTACATGTTCATGCACGTCGG TTTAGAGCAGCTGGGATTCAATGCtttactgcagctgatgatCGGTGTCCCTTTAGAGATGGTCCACGGCATCTTACGAATAAGTTTGCTTTACATGGCGGGAGTGTTGGCCG GCTCGCTGACAGTGTCCATCACCGACATGCGTGCTCCAGTGGTGGGGGGCTCCGGAGGGGTCTACGCTCTGTGCTCAGCGCATCTGGCCAATGTCGTCATG AACTGGGCCGGGATGCGCTGCCCGTACAAGCTGCTCCGCATGATCCTGGCGCTAGTTTGCA TGAGTTCAGAGGTGGGTCGTGCAGTCTGGCTCCGCTTCTCACCACCGTTACCCTCCTCGGGACCCCAGCCCAGCTTCATGGCCCACCTGTCGGGGGCAGTGGTCGGCATCAGCATGGGCCTGCTGATCCTGCGCAGCTACGAGGAGAGTCTGCAGAAACAGTGCTCCTGGTGGGTCATCGTCTTCTCCTTCATCACCTTCCTCCTCTTTGCCATCTTCTGGAACATCTTTGCGTACGACCTCCTGGGGGTACAGATACCACCTCCCCCCTGA